Proteins from a genomic interval of Lysobacter stagni:
- the lapB gene encoding lipopolysaccharide assembly protein LapB produces MAFISEWFWFFLLLPIAAVSGWIIGRRGGERHSDTQVSRLSTTYFRGLNYLLNEQPDKAIELFLHIAELDKDTFETQVALGHLFRRRGEVDRAIRLHQALVQRPGLSDQQRVQALLALGEDYMRSGLLDRAETVFSDLVALDMRAPLALRHLIGIYQSERDWDKAIENARRYEEATGEPMGKLIAQFECELADRHRAAGDVDAARQAVKRAYEADANSVRAGMIEGRLDVDSGNDAGAIRAFERVARVDPDYLPEILPPLLDCYARVGDAPGARAFLAEMTEHYRGISPVLALTRMVENEDGVPAARAYLARQLKDRPSVRGEAALIDLTLAEGADPAATLHDLKHITDQLLVRNPSYRCNRCGFGARSHHWQCPSCKEWGTIKPLLNYAVV; encoded by the coding sequence ATGGCCTTCATCAGCGAGTGGTTCTGGTTCTTCCTGCTGCTTCCGATCGCTGCCGTCAGCGGTTGGATCATCGGCCGTCGTGGCGGTGAACGTCACAGCGACACACAGGTCAGCCGGCTGTCGACCACCTATTTCCGCGGCCTGAACTATCTGCTCAACGAGCAGCCCGACAAGGCGATCGAACTGTTCCTGCACATCGCGGAGCTGGACAAGGACACCTTCGAGACGCAGGTCGCGCTGGGGCATCTGTTCCGTCGCCGCGGAGAGGTCGACCGCGCCATCCGCCTGCACCAGGCGCTGGTGCAGCGACCAGGCCTGAGCGATCAGCAGCGCGTGCAGGCATTGCTCGCGCTGGGCGAGGACTACATGCGTTCGGGTCTGCTCGATCGCGCCGAGACCGTCTTCTCCGACCTGGTCGCGCTGGACATGCGCGCGCCGCTGGCACTGCGTCATCTCATCGGCATCTACCAGTCCGAGCGCGACTGGGACAAGGCCATCGAGAACGCACGCCGCTACGAAGAGGCGACGGGCGAACCCATGGGCAAACTCATCGCCCAGTTCGAGTGCGAGCTGGCGGACCGCCATCGCGCCGCGGGTGACGTCGATGCGGCGCGCCAAGCAGTCAAGCGCGCGTACGAGGCCGACGCCAACTCCGTGCGTGCCGGCATGATCGAAGGGCGGCTGGACGTGGATTCGGGCAACGATGCCGGCGCGATTCGCGCCTTCGAGCGCGTCGCCCGCGTGGATCCGGATTACCTGCCTGAAATCCTGCCGCCGCTGCTCGACTGCTATGCGCGTGTCGGCGATGCGCCCGGCGCGCGAGCGTTCCTGGCGGAGATGACCGAACACTACCGCGGCATCTCGCCGGTGCTGGCGCTCACGCGGATGGTCGAGAACGAAGATGGCGTGCCGGCGGCACGCGCTTACCTGGCCCGCCAGTTGAAGGACCGTCCGTCCGTGCGGGGCGAGGCGGCGCTGATCGATCTGACCTTGGCTGAAGGTGCCGACCCCGCCGCGACGTTGCACGACCTCAAGCACATCACCGACCAGTTGCTGGTGCGCAATCCCAGCTATCGCTGCAACCGCTGCGGTTTCGGTGCGCGCAGTCACCACTGGCAATGCCCGAGCTGCAAGGAGTGGGGCACGATCAAGCCGCTGCTGAACTACGCGGTGGTCTGA
- a CDS encoding polysaccharide biosynthesis protein → MSSWRDRVKGGLPRVAVVLHDLGMVWLVWQALHRLRWGMEPNAPNVPLWSAEIALVLAAQGLVFWQVGLYRGLWRFAGVPDLWNILKASVLGLFAIVLGLFLYNRLGTVPRTVLVLYPLVLMGMLGAPRLLYRAWKDSRVDSAHKSSVRILILGAGHAGEALVRDLRRSGTYQPVGFLDDALRLRGTKVQGVPVLGRVQDVAEIARETAAKLLVIAMPSADANALQRVVVACERTGLPFRMVPKLQDVMEGRSLPGELKEVAIEDLLGRKPVMPDWKSIRAWLGARSVLVTGSGGSIGSELCRQCARHGARRIALIEIDELALTTTEAALRRDFPDLEYIAILGDCGDPAVIKYALERAEPDAVFHAAAYKQVPLLELQLREAVRNNALATETVARACRDAGVGTFVLISTDKAVDPVNVLGATKRLAEMACQALADHRSTRFVTVRFGNVLDSAGSVVPLFREQIRAGGPVTVTDPEVTRFFMTIPEACQLILQASAIGTHEAIYTLDMGEPVPIRLLAEQMIRLAGKHPGRDIAIVYTGLRPGEKLHETLFHADERYRRTAHPKILQAEPRDVSTAHIDNAIGQLREASGRYDLEALGHLLRMAVPEFEPVGAHPDYKESATVVAFPARNARKV, encoded by the coding sequence ATGAGCTCATGGCGTGATCGTGTCAAAGGCGGATTGCCGCGCGTCGCGGTGGTCCTGCACGATCTCGGCATGGTCTGGCTCGTCTGGCAGGCGTTGCACCGGTTGCGTTGGGGCATGGAACCCAATGCGCCGAACGTACCGCTCTGGTCGGCCGAGATCGCCCTGGTGCTGGCCGCGCAAGGTCTGGTGTTCTGGCAGGTCGGCTTGTATCGCGGTCTGTGGCGTTTCGCTGGCGTGCCGGACCTGTGGAACATCCTCAAGGCGTCCGTGCTGGGCCTGTTCGCCATCGTGCTAGGCCTGTTCCTCTACAACCGCCTGGGCACAGTGCCGCGCACGGTGCTGGTGCTGTATCCGCTCGTGCTGATGGGCATGCTCGGCGCTCCGCGCCTGCTGTACCGCGCATGGAAGGACAGCCGCGTCGATTCGGCGCACAAGTCGTCGGTGCGTATCCTGATCCTCGGCGCGGGCCATGCCGGCGAAGCATTGGTCCGCGACCTGCGTCGTTCCGGTACGTACCAGCCTGTCGGTTTCCTTGACGATGCGCTGCGCCTTCGCGGTACGAAGGTGCAGGGCGTGCCCGTGCTGGGCCGCGTGCAGGACGTGGCGGAAATCGCACGCGAGACCGCCGCCAAACTGCTGGTCATTGCCATGCCCTCGGCCGATGCCAATGCGCTGCAGCGCGTGGTCGTCGCCTGCGAACGCACGGGCTTGCCGTTCCGCATGGTGCCCAAGCTGCAGGATGTGATGGAAGGTCGTTCGCTGCCGGGCGAACTGAAGGAAGTCGCCATCGAGGACCTGCTTGGCCGCAAGCCGGTCATGCCCGACTGGAAGTCCATCCGTGCCTGGCTCGGTGCGCGCTCGGTCCTCGTCACCGGTTCCGGTGGTTCGATCGGTTCGGAACTGTGTCGCCAGTGCGCCCGTCATGGCGCGCGCCGCATCGCGCTCATCGAGATCGACGAGCTCGCGCTGACCACCACCGAAGCGGCGCTGCGTCGCGACTTCCCCGATCTGGAATACATCGCCATCCTCGGCGATTGCGGCGATCCGGCCGTGATCAAGTACGCGCTTGAGCGCGCCGAGCCCGACGCCGTGTTCCATGCGGCCGCTTACAAGCAGGTGCCGTTGCTCGAACTGCAGTTGCGCGAAGCCGTGCGAAACAATGCATTGGCCACCGAAACCGTCGCACGCGCCTGTCGCGATGCGGGCGTCGGCACGTTCGTGCTGATTTCCACCGACAAGGCGGTCGATCCGGTCAACGTGCTGGGCGCCACCAAGCGACTGGCGGAGATGGCCTGCCAGGCGCTGGCCGACCATCGCTCCACGCGCTTCGTCACGGTGCGTTTCGGCAACGTGCTCGATTCGGCCGGCAGCGTGGTGCCGCTGTTTCGCGAGCAGATCCGCGCCGGTGGGCCGGTGACCGTGACCGACCCCGAGGTCACGCGCTTCTTCATGACCATTCCCGAGGCCTGCCAGCTCATCCTGCAGGCATCGGCCATCGGCACGCACGAGGCCATCTACACGCTCGACATGGGCGAGCCGGTGCCGATCCGCCTGCTTGCCGAACAGATGATCCGTCTGGCGGGCAAGCATCCCGGACGCGACATCGCCATCGTGTACACAGGCCTGCGGCCGGGCGAGAAGCTGCACGAGACACTGTTCCACGCGGACGAGCGCTACCGCCGCACTGCGCATCCCAAAATCCTGCAGGCCGAACCGCGCGACGTGTCGACCGCGCACATCGACAACGCCATCGGCCAATTGCGCGAAGCCAGTGGTCGCTACGATCTCGAAGCCCTTGGCCACCTGTTGCGGATGGCCGTGCCGGAGTTCGAGCCGGTCGGTGCACATCCCGATTACAAGGAATCGGCCACGGTGGTCGCATTCCCCGCCCGTAACGCCAGGAAGGTTTGA
- a CDS encoding lipopolysaccharide assembly protein LapA domain-containing protein has protein sequence MRLLRFLIAILFLAAGAIVGALNRAPVVIDLAFARMPANLGVSLLVALLLGVLLGGLAISASVVLPLRRRLARAERRDASAPLSSGT, from the coding sequence ATGCGACTGCTTCGATTCCTCATCGCGATCCTCTTCCTCGCGGCCGGTGCCATCGTCGGCGCATTGAACCGTGCACCGGTGGTGATCGATCTAGCATTCGCGCGCATGCCCGCGAACCTGGGTGTGTCGTTGCTGGTCGCGCTGCTGCTCGGCGTGCTGCTCGGCGGTCTGGCCATCAGTGCCAGCGTGGTGCTGCCGCTGCGCCGCCGTCTTGCCCGCGCCGAGCGTCGTGACGCGAGCGCACCCCTTTCTTCCGGAACGTGA
- a CDS encoding MraY family glycosyltransferase has product MLEWLVVYVCMGVAGTWLARRYALHRALIDQPGERRSHSVATPRGGGISIVIALLVATVALGIRQPTQAPLLLAFGTGLLLVAGIGWIDDHRPLSPWWRLAVHVLAAGLFALAVGDLHSSFTWAVCAFVATLVLTNVWNFMDGIDGLAASQALLAAVGLSAWAGGAWGWLALALAAACAGFLPFNFPRARIFMGDVGSGALGYALGALVAVSAVRLEGRAALVLLPVSVFLVDATLTLARRILRGERWWSPHTQHAYQAWARRAGHISVTVAYALVSLVVIICAWALAFRGGAFITGITIAWYTCCTFFWLGLQKKYAGAVS; this is encoded by the coding sequence ATGCTCGAATGGCTGGTGGTGTACGTCTGCATGGGCGTGGCGGGCACGTGGCTGGCCCGCCGCTATGCCTTGCATCGCGCGTTGATCGACCAACCCGGAGAGCGTCGCAGCCATAGCGTGGCGACGCCGCGCGGTGGCGGGATCTCGATCGTGATCGCGCTGCTGGTGGCGACCGTCGCACTGGGAATCCGCCAGCCCACGCAGGCACCGTTGCTGTTGGCTTTCGGTACGGGTCTGCTGCTCGTGGCCGGCATCGGCTGGATCGATGACCACCGCCCGCTGTCGCCCTGGTGGCGGTTGGCCGTGCACGTGCTGGCGGCGGGGCTGTTCGCACTTGCCGTGGGCGATCTCCACTCATCCTTCACATGGGCGGTGTGCGCGTTCGTCGCGACACTGGTACTGACGAACGTCTGGAACTTCATGGACGGGATCGATGGGCTGGCGGCGAGCCAGGCCCTGCTGGCCGCGGTGGGCCTCAGCGCCTGGGCGGGCGGGGCGTGGGGGTGGCTGGCGCTGGCCCTCGCGGCGGCATGCGCGGGGTTCCTGCCTTTCAATTTTCCCCGTGCCCGCATCTTCATGGGTGACGTCGGCAGTGGCGCGCTGGGCTATGCCCTGGGCGCACTGGTGGCGGTGTCAGCAGTCCGCCTTGAGGGACGGGCCGCGCTCGTCCTGTTGCCCGTTTCGGTCTTCCTGGTCGACGCCACCCTCACCCTTGCGCGGCGAATATTGCGTGGCGAACGGTGGTGGTCCCCGCATACCCAGCATGCCTATCAGGCATGGGCCCGTCGTGCAGGTCACATATCGGTGACTGTTGCCTATGCACTGGTTTCGCTTGTAGTCATAATTTGCGCGTGGGCGCTGGCTTTCCGCGGCGGCGCCTTCATCACCGGTATCACGATCGCGTGGTATACGTGCTGCACTTTTTTCTGGCTGGGCCTGCAAAAGAAGTACGCGGGCGCAGTCTCCTGA
- a CDS encoding integration host factor subunit beta produces MTKSELIEILSQRQAHLKGEDVDLAVKALLEMMGGSLATGERIEIRGFGSFSLHYRPPRLGRNPKTGESVALPGKHVPHFKPGKELRERVSGVVPLDEAG; encoded by the coding sequence ATGACCAAATCCGAGCTCATCGAGATCCTCTCCCAGCGTCAGGCCCATCTGAAGGGCGAGGACGTGGATCTGGCGGTGAAAGCGCTCCTGGAAATGATGGGCGGGTCGCTCGCCACCGGAGAGCGGATCGAAATCCGCGGCTTCGGCAGTTTTTCCCTGCATTACCGCCCGCCGCGCCTGGGTCGCAATCCGAAGACGGGCGAATCCGTCGCGCTGCCGGGCAAGCACGTACCGCACTTCAAGCCCGGCAAGGAACTGCGCGAACGCGTCAGTGGCGTGGTGCCGCTGGACGAGGCGGGCTGA